A DNA window from Niabella yanshanensis contains the following coding sequences:
- a CDS encoding vWA domain-containing protein: MKYLKWMFLSLAILTFLAFVQKNVTITGIVTDTSGQPIAHATVQEKGTSNSTSADAKGKFSISVNGSGSVLIITAVGFNQKEVRTNGKSSLKIVLEPATQKMEEVVVTAMGVQRSSQLTGSVAGIVHQTAPGIRIRGVTTLEAKNYNIPNQSELRKKSWPGHEDFSREGYDHITENPFLRSKDNPLSTFSIDVDGASYSNIRRFINNGQLPPGGAVRIEEMINYFSYNYPQPAGDVPFSINTEYTICPWNEKHQLVSIGLQGKKIATENLPAANIVFLIDVSGSMSSPDKLPLVQASMKLLADQLRPQDRVAMVVYAGSAGVVLPSTEGNETIKIKDAIDRLQAGGSTAGGAGIQLAYKIAQEGFIKNGNNRIVLCTDGDFNVGQSSDDALERMIEEKRKSGIFLTVLGYGTGNYQDAKMQKLANKGNGNHAYIDNLSEARKVLISQFGGTMFTIAKDVKLQVEFNPAKVQGYRLIGYENRMLAKEDFNDDTKDAGELGSGHTVTALYEIIPVGIDAPELKNTDGLKYQKTEGAASGFSNSNEVMTVKFRYKEPEEGLSLLLEKVIAGSPVKLSSASENMQLAAGLAQFGMLLRNSAYKGSGNYNLVLNMITPLAKNDREGYRAELIELVKRVSSINKNNDGEAISGNNKKEPALRFLSQK, from the coding sequence ATGAAATATTTAAAATGGATGTTTTTATCATTAGCCATATTGACCTTTTTAGCCTTTGTTCAAAAAAATGTGACGATAACGGGCATCGTTACCGATACAAGTGGTCAGCCAATTGCTCATGCTACTGTACAGGAAAAAGGAACTTCCAACTCAACCAGTGCTGATGCAAAAGGGAAATTTTCGATTTCTGTAAATGGAAGCGGTTCGGTGTTGATCATTACTGCGGTAGGGTTTAACCAGAAAGAAGTCAGAACGAACGGTAAATCATCCCTTAAAATTGTATTGGAGCCGGCTACACAAAAAATGGAAGAGGTGGTGGTGACTGCCATGGGTGTACAACGTTCCAGTCAATTAACTGGTAGTGTAGCAGGTATTGTTCATCAAACCGCACCCGGCATCAGAATAAGGGGAGTTACAACACTAGAGGCAAAAAATTATAATATCCCCAACCAATCAGAATTACGTAAAAAGAGTTGGCCAGGACATGAAGATTTTAGTCGTGAAGGGTATGACCATATTACCGAAAATCCGTTCCTGAGGTCAAAGGATAATCCACTGTCTACTTTTTCAATTGATGTGGATGGTGCATCCTACAGTAATATCCGTCGCTTTATTAACAACGGGCAGCTGCCACCCGGGGGAGCGGTTCGTATTGAGGAGATGATCAATTATTTCAGCTATAACTATCCTCAACCTGCAGGGGATGTTCCTTTCAGCATCAATACGGAATACACTATTTGTCCATGGAATGAAAAGCATCAGCTGGTATCTATTGGTCTTCAGGGAAAAAAAATAGCAACTGAAAATTTACCCGCCGCCAATATTGTTTTTTTAATTGATGTGAGCGGTAGTATGTCTTCGCCCGATAAATTACCCCTGGTTCAGGCTTCTATGAAATTGCTGGCCGATCAGCTAAGACCCCAGGATAGGGTTGCTATGGTAGTTTATGCAGGCAGCGCAGGAGTGGTATTGCCATCTACTGAAGGAAATGAAACGATTAAAATAAAAGATGCGATTGATCGTTTGCAGGCTGGAGGCTCTACAGCCGGCGGTGCAGGTATACAACTGGCGTATAAAATAGCGCAGGAAGGATTTATAAAAAATGGTAATAACCGGATTGTGCTTTGCACGGATGGTGATTTTAATGTAGGGCAAAGCAGTGATGATGCATTGGAAAGGATGATTGAGGAAAAAAGGAAAAGCGGCATCTTTTTGACCGTTTTGGGTTATGGTACGGGCAATTACCAGGATGCGAAAATGCAGAAGCTGGCCAATAAGGGAAATGGCAATCATGCTTACATTGATAATTTAAGTGAAGCCCGCAAAGTGTTGATCAGCCAGTTTGGTGGTACGATGTTTACGATCGCAAAAGATGTCAAGCTGCAGGTAGAATTTAATCCCGCTAAAGTACAGGGATACCGGTTGATTGGATATGAGAACCGCATGCTCGCCAAAGAAGATTTTAATGACGATACAAAAGATGCGGGCGAACTGGGCAGTGGACATACTGTGACCGCTTTATATGAAATTATTCCTGTTGGCATTGACGCGCCTGAATTAAAAAACACAGATGGTTTAAAATATCAGAAAACAGAAGGTGCAGCATCCGGCTTTAGCAATAGTAATGAAGTAATGACGGTAAAGTTCAGGTATAAGGAGCCAGAGGAGGGGCTAAGTTTATTACTTGAAAAAGTAATTGCGGGTAGTCCTGTGAAATTGAGCAGTGCCAGTGAAAATATGCAGCTGGCTGCTGGTTTAGCACAGTTTGGAATGCTGTTGCGCAATTCAGCATACAAGGGGAGTGGAAATTACAATCTGGTTCTGAATATGATAACTCCTTTGGCAAAAAATGATAGGGAGGGGTATCGTGCCGAGCTGATAGAACTGGTTAAAAGAGTGTCTTCCATCAACAAAAACAATGATGGAGAAGCTATTTCGGGAAATAATAAAAAAGAACCTGCGCTGCGTTTTCTTTCTCAAAAATAA
- a CDS encoding RNA polymerase sigma factor: MTLVVKISSLKEASDEQLLAQFKQTGDQQFLAELYLRYSQLLYGVCLKYLEDAEEARDAVMNIYQELLVKVPRHEIQNFKSWVYVLTKNHCLMHLRSAKKNITVSLEQHTVQSDDFSHLDSVIEKEEAFKRLEKCIEKLPREQQQSIQLFYYENKCYNEIAETTSMDWNKVRSLIQNGRRNLKICMEKNAAK; this comes from the coding sequence TTGACGCTGGTTGTAAAAATATCGTCTTTAAAAGAAGCTTCTGACGAACAGCTGTTAGCGCAATTTAAGCAAACGGGTGATCAGCAGTTTTTGGCCGAGTTATACCTGCGCTACAGTCAATTATTGTATGGCGTTTGCCTGAAATACCTGGAGGACGCAGAGGAAGCCAGGGATGCCGTGATGAATATTTACCAGGAATTGCTGGTAAAAGTACCCCGGCATGAAATTCAGAATTTTAAAAGCTGGGTATATGTACTTACCAAAAATCACTGCCTGATGCATTTGCGCAGCGCGAAAAAAAATATTACGGTAAGTTTAGAACAACATACTGTGCAATCGGACGATTTCTCGCATCTGGATAGTGTAATTGAAAAAGAAGAGGCTTTTAAGCGGCTGGAAAAATGTATCGAAAAGCTACCGAGAGAACAACAACAAAGCATTCAATTATTTTATTATGAGAACAAATGTTATAATGAAATAGCTGAAACCACCAGTATGGACTGGAATAAAGTACGCAGCCTGATTCAAAACGGCCGCCGGAATCTTAAAATTTGTATGGAAAAAAATGCAGCAAAATAA
- a CDS encoding carboxypeptidase regulatory-like domain-containing protein, translating into MQQNNSTYPFYGPEDIKRYLSGSMSAQEMHDMEKAALKDPLLADAIDGFRGADPVITDTHLNAIKASILGLSQQEKPAAIPLNRSSKSHWWRWVAAACSLALIAGATWWVTQNVEPGAIQPLAKNETSQPADTVPAIATAPQVPIKEPVQADQATTPEKRAPIGMNSKLPEQQGASAKIPATTETFQSPAADQPADNLINTPLKEVMSAETKSLKKEQTNSYPYSREAISAAPPAPIVKSPDPSPANAKRMMGFQPVAYIQGQVVDKEGAPVANASISVPGRNKTTANDDGSFVLPVYDSSFGVSVNRVGYQNTTALLNPGKQNKIVLNKSFASPDEIVVTGMGQKRKKLTAYMEDARKAQAAAVSASEVIYPEDGWSHFYEELGTSLGVDKAKKTKTLQIKFTVDDNGDPVDFEVVESPDAIMAKKAIEFIKKAKWKNFKLDKNALVKIEVN; encoded by the coding sequence ATGCAGCAAAATAATTCAACATATCCGTTTTATGGGCCTGAAGATATCAAAAGGTATCTGAGCGGCAGCATGAGCGCGCAGGAAATGCACGATATGGAAAAAGCTGCATTGAAAGATCCGCTGCTGGCCGATGCCATTGACGGTTTCAGAGGCGCCGACCCGGTGATTACCGATACGCACCTGAATGCCATCAAAGCCTCTATTCTCGGGTTATCTCAACAGGAAAAGCCGGCAGCAATACCTTTAAATCGCTCATCTAAATCCCATTGGTGGCGCTGGGTTGCGGCCGCCTGCAGCCTTGCATTGATTGCGGGAGCCACCTGGTGGGTGACCCAAAATGTTGAACCGGGAGCTATTCAACCTCTGGCTAAAAACGAAACCAGTCAGCCTGCTGATACAGTCCCGGCCATAGCAACAGCTCCTCAGGTGCCGATTAAGGAACCGGTTCAGGCAGATCAGGCAACGACCCCGGAAAAAAGGGCGCCCATCGGCATGAACTCTAAACTACCGGAACAACAAGGCGCATCAGCAAAAATTCCAGCAACGACAGAAACATTTCAATCCCCGGCTGCTGATCAGCCAGCTGACAATTTAATAAATACGCCCCTGAAAGAGGTAATGAGCGCTGAGACGAAATCCCTAAAAAAAGAACAAACTAATAGCTACCCGTATTCCAGGGAAGCCATTTCGGCGGCACCTCCGGCTCCGATCGTTAAAAGTCCGGATCCCTCCCCTGCCAATGCAAAAAGGATGATGGGCTTTCAACCGGTAGCTTATATCCAGGGGCAGGTAGTTGATAAAGAAGGCGCTCCTGTTGCTAACGCATCTATTTCGGTACCAGGCCGCAATAAAACAACCGCCAACGACGACGGAAGCTTTGTGTTACCGGTTTACGATAGCAGTTTTGGCGTGTCGGTAAACAGGGTTGGCTACCAAAATACGACAGCGTTACTCAACCCTGGAAAACAAAATAAAATCGTACTAAATAAATCATTCGCGAGCCCGGACGAAATAGTGGTTACAGGAATGGGGCAAAAAAGGAAAAAGCTTACCGCTTATATGGAGGATGCCCGAAAAGCACAGGCGGCTGCTGTAAGTGCCAGTGAGGTCATTTACCCGGAAGATGGTTGGAGTCATTTTTACGAAGAGCTGGGTACCAGCCTCGGGGTTGATAAAGCCAAAAAGACCAAAACCCTCCAGATCAAATTTACTGTGGACGATAATGGAGACCCGGTGGACTTTGAAGTGGTCGAAAGTCCGGATGCTATCATGGCGAAGAAAGCCATTGAGTTTATTAAAAAAGCAAAGTGGAAAAACTTTAAGCTGGACAAAAATGCCCTGGTAAAAATTGAGGTGAATTAA
- the pyrE gene encoding orotate phosphoribosyltransferase encodes MNDAKVVAEKLLQANAVKLSPENPFTWASGWKSPIYCDNRSVLSYPFIRDFIKSEMCNVLFEQFGEADALAGVATAGIAWGALAADQLKLPFLYVRPKPKDHGLGNQIEGRYEPGQKIVVIEDLVSTGKSSLQAVDALVAAGLEIVGMVSIFTYDFAVAKEAFEARGLKYHPLTSYPMLLELAQEKGMIQPEQAVQLLQWREDPANWTGV; translated from the coding sequence ATGAACGATGCAAAAGTTGTGGCCGAAAAATTATTACAGGCCAACGCGGTAAAATTAAGCCCTGAAAATCCGTTTACATGGGCCAGTGGTTGGAAAAGCCCCATTTACTGCGATAACCGCAGTGTGTTGTCTTACCCCTTTATCCGCGATTTTATCAAGAGTGAAATGTGTAATGTTTTGTTCGAGCAGTTTGGAGAAGCTGATGCTTTAGCCGGTGTAGCCACTGCCGGCATCGCCTGGGGAGCCCTGGCTGCCGACCAGCTGAAACTGCCTTTTTTATATGTTCGTCCCAAACCCAAAGACCATGGTTTGGGGAACCAGATCGAGGGAAGGTATGAGCCGGGACAAAAAATTGTGGTGATCGAAGACCTGGTAAGCACTGGAAAAAGCAGCCTGCAGGCAGTGGATGCACTGGTTGCTGCCGGACTGGAAATTGTAGGAATGGTGTCTATTTTTACCTATGATTTTGCAGTAGCTAAAGAAGCTTTTGAAGCCCGGGGATTAAAATATCATCCACTCACCAGCTACCCCATGCTCCTCGAATTAGCCCAGGAAAAGGGAATGATACAACCGGAGCAAGCCGTGCAGTTATTGCAATGGCGGGAAGATCCTGCCAATTGGACAGGTGTTTAA
- a CDS encoding NUDIX hydrolase, with protein sequence MCDILDEHLEKLHHQPDTIFIDELDSHTVKAMLKEIDLPEISRGIFLHPDLEELKKQFFKKFEVHVAGGGLVINENGEMLMIFRRGAWDLPKGHLDKGETIEECAIREVQEETGLKLVELGQFLTTTYHSYEQGTHHIMKESHWFLMKSSLSEKLVPQTDEDIDKIEWVKETQLEQYLPEAYPSIRNVLQEYLQLK encoded by the coding sequence TTGTGCGACATTTTGGACGAACATCTCGAAAAATTACATCATCAACCCGACACTATTTTTATTGATGAGCTGGATAGCCATACGGTAAAAGCCATGCTGAAAGAAATCGACCTGCCCGAAATTAGCCGGGGCATTTTCCTGCACCCGGACCTGGAAGAATTGAAAAAGCAGTTTTTTAAGAAATTTGAAGTACATGTAGCCGGGGGCGGATTGGTGATCAATGAAAACGGCGAAATGCTTATGATCTTCCGCAGGGGAGCCTGGGATCTGCCGAAAGGACACCTGGATAAAGGCGAAACCATTGAGGAATGTGCCATACGCGAAGTACAGGAAGAAACGGGGTTGAAGCTTGTGGAATTAGGACAATTTCTAACTACTACCTATCATAGCTATGAGCAGGGAACCCATCATATTATGAAAGAATCGCATTGGTTTTTAATGAAAAGCAGCCTGAGCGAGAAGCTGGTTCCCCAAACCGATGAGGATATTGACAAAATTGAGTGGGTAAAGGAAACACAGCTGGAGCAATATTTGCCCGAGGCATATCCTTCTATCAGAAATGTGCTGCAGGAATACCTGCAACTGAAATAG
- a CDS encoding pyridoxal phosphate-dependent aminotransferase translates to MHRRELLKQSALAVAAFGLSRDIFATESRTLLYNNHDADIIKLSSNENPYGPSPKARKAMSEAVNSCNRYPWENTTLLREKISVPYQLAKENVIIGAGSSELLGLASVLAALKKGNIVAPDPTFRLWIPAAKKIGAPVKLVPLTEQKAVDLQRLKEAIDADTRMVYICNPNNPTGTVLAPNELETFIKDLAPSVIILLDEAYTEFEDTKSVAHLVNEYPNLIVAKTFSKIYGMAGARVGYALAHANTIQQLNNLQPWANAGAGGVSLAGAIASLEDTSFVAMCKKENAKARNLFYQALDGNGIPYIPSATSFVYFDTAKYPKDFKAVLEAKNIIGARSFEESSKWLRLSVGTIKEMEQVAAAIRL, encoded by the coding sequence ATGCATCGTCGTGAACTATTAAAGCAGAGCGCCCTGGCTGTAGCTGCCTTTGGATTGAGCAGGGACATCTTTGCTACAGAATCGAGAACACTGCTGTATAACAATCATGATGCTGATATCATAAAGCTCAGCTCCAACGAAAATCCTTACGGCCCATCTCCTAAGGCGCGAAAGGCAATGAGTGAAGCAGTAAATAGTTGTAACCGTTATCCCTGGGAAAACACTACTTTGCTCAGAGAAAAAATATCGGTACCTTATCAATTAGCCAAGGAAAACGTAATAATAGGAGCGGGTTCTTCAGAGTTGCTGGGTTTGGCGTCTGTTCTGGCTGCTTTGAAAAAGGGCAATATAGTGGCGCCCGATCCCACATTCAGGTTGTGGATACCCGCGGCAAAGAAAATAGGCGCGCCGGTTAAACTGGTGCCTTTAACCGAGCAAAAGGCCGTAGATCTGCAGCGTTTAAAAGAAGCGATCGATGCTGATACCCGTATGGTGTACATCTGTAATCCCAATAATCCTACCGGTACCGTATTGGCGCCTAACGAATTAGAGACATTTATTAAGGACCTTGCTCCGTCTGTTATTATATTATTAGATGAAGCTTATACCGAATTTGAAGATACAAAGAGTGTAGCACACCTCGTCAATGAATATCCGAATTTGATAGTGGCTAAAACCTTTTCTAAAATTTATGGAATGGCAGGAGCCCGGGTAGGCTATGCTTTAGCTCATGCCAACACAATTCAACAATTGAATAATCTGCAACCCTGGGCTAATGCAGGAGCGGGAGGCGTATCGCTGGCAGGCGCTATTGCATCACTGGAGGACACTTCATTTGTGGCTATGTGCAAAAAGGAGAACGCAAAGGCCCGTAATCTTTTTTATCAGGCCCTGGATGGAAATGGCATTCCATATATACCATCAGCTACCAGCTTTGTTTATTTCGATACTGCAAAATACCCCAAAGACTTTAAAGCTGTTTTGGAGGCAAAGAACATTATAGGCGCCAGGAGCTTTGAAGAAAGCTCAAAATGGCTACGCCTAAGTGTGGGTACTATAAAAGAAATGGAACAGGTAGCAGCAGCAATCCGGTTATAA
- a CDS encoding ImuA family protein, protein MDKGVLHTLQQEILSLQGYKPPPAQAQSSMGLGLIETAFPYKVFPTQVVHEFSSYNETEAVATNGFIAALLGKMVNHSKKCMWIAQEQLIYPPALKSFGIEPEQVIFVEARKSKDLLWIIEESLKCETLVAVVGATDHLSFTESRRLQLAVEQSHVTGFIHRVSPRQQETVACAARWHIRPLPSITEDKLPGVGFPQWYVELVKVRNGKTGQWPLQWKSGQFCFLEKEAPTLPAYRQLQTG, encoded by the coding sequence ATGGACAAAGGAGTGCTACATACCTTACAGCAGGAAATCCTTTCCCTGCAGGGCTATAAGCCTCCTCCTGCACAGGCTCAATCATCAATGGGATTGGGCCTTATAGAGACGGCATTCCCCTACAAAGTTTTTCCTACCCAGGTTGTGCATGAATTTAGCAGCTACAATGAAACAGAAGCGGTAGCTACCAATGGGTTTATAGCGGCACTGCTGGGTAAAATGGTTAACCATTCTAAAAAGTGTATGTGGATTGCACAGGAACAACTAATTTATCCTCCTGCTCTTAAAAGCTTTGGCATTGAACCGGAGCAGGTCATCTTTGTGGAAGCACGAAAATCTAAAGATCTGCTATGGATCATTGAGGAATCTTTGAAATGCGAAACTCTCGTGGCTGTGGTGGGCGCCACCGATCATCTAAGTTTTACCGAATCCAGGCGTTTACAGCTGGCAGTGGAACAAAGCCATGTTACCGGTTTTATACATAGAGTATCACCCAGGCAACAGGAAACGGTAGCTTGTGCTGCCCGCTGGCATATTCGTCCTTTGCCCAGCATTACTGAAGACAAATTGCCAGGAGTGGGATTTCCCCAGTGGTATGTAGAATTGGTGAAAGTACGTAATGGAAAAACCGGTCAATGGCCGTTACAATGGAAATCAGGCCAATTCTGCTTCCTGGAAAAAGAAGCCCCTACTCTACCCGCTTACCGGCAACTACAAACAGGATGA